The following is a genomic window from Crossiella equi.
GAGTTCCGGGCCGACCCGAAGGTCGCCTACGTCGAGCCGGACCTGATGGTCCAGCCGCTCGCCGCGCCCAACGACACCGAGTACAACCGCCAGTGGGACCTGTTCGAGGCCACCGCGGGCATGAACGTGCCGGGCGCGTGGGACCACTCCACCGGCCAGGGCGTCACCGTCGCGGTGATCGACACCGGCTACGTCGCGCACTCCGACCTGGCCGCCAACATCGTGCCGGGCTACGACTTCGTCTCCGACGCCTCCCGCGCCCGGGACGGCAACGGCCGCGACAGCAACCCGGCCGACGAGGGCGACTGGGTCAAGGCGGGCGAGTGCGGTCTCGGCCAGCCCGCCCAGGACAGCAACTCCAGCTGGCACGGCACGCACGTGGCGGGCACCGTCGCCGCGGCCACGAACAACTCCAAGGGCATCGCGGGCATCGCCTACAACGCCAAGATCCAGCCGATCCGCGTGCTGGCCAAGTGCGGCGGCAGCACCTCCGACATCGCCGACGCGATCGTGTGGGCCTCCGGCGGCACCGTCTCCGGCGTGCCCGCCAACCAGAACCCGGCCAAGGTCATCAACATGAGCCTGGGCGGCGGCGCGGCCTGCTCCAGCACCTACCAGAACGCGATCAACTCAGCGGTCGGCCGCGGCACCACGGTGGTCGTGGCGGCGGGCAACAGCAACGCCGACGTCGCCAACTTCACCCCGGCCAGCTGCAACAACGTCATCGCGGTGGCGGCCAGCAGCCGTGAGGGCAACCGCACCTGGTACTCCAACTACGGCGCGAAGATCGACGTGACCGCGCCGGGCGGCGAGACCCGCCGGGCCAACGACACCCCGGGCACCATCACCACCCCGGAGAACGGCATCTGGTCCACGCTGAACGCGGGCACCACCACCCCGGGCGCGGAGAACTACAAGCCGTACCAGGGCACCAGCATGGCCGCCCCGCACATCGCCGGTCTGGCCGCGCTGATGGTGGGCAAGGACACCGCGCTGACCCCGGCACAGGTCGAGCAGCTGATCAAGGCCAACACCCGCGCGCTGCCCGGTTCCTGCACCGGCGGCTGCGGCTCGGGCCTGGCGGACGCGGCGAAGACCCTCGCGGCGGTCGGCGGCGGCACCACCCCGCCCCCGGCGGGCACCTTCACCAACGCCGACGACGTGGCCATCCCGGACCGCGGCGCCGCGGTGACCTCCTCGATCGCGGTCACCGGCCGCACCGGCAACGCGCCGTCCGCGCTGAAGGTCGCGGTGGACATCAAGCACACCTACCGGGGCGACCTGGTGGTGGACCTGGTGGCGCCGGACGGCTCGGTCTACCCGCTGAAGGGCTCCTCCTCCAGCGACGCCGCCGACAACGTCATCGCCACCTACACGGTGAACGCCTCCAGCGAGGTCGCCAACGGCACCTGGAAGCTGCGGGTGCAGGACGTGTACTCGGGCGACATCGGCAAGATCGACTCCTGGAGCCTCACCTTCTAAAGAGACGGGCACCCCGACCCCGTCTCCCCCGCTGACCCCGCCCGGCATCCCTGCCCCGGGCGGGGTCAGCGCCGTCCAGGGGTCAGCGCCGTTCCGGGGGGACGTCGAAGTCCTCGCACACCACGCGCCAGACCTGCTTGGGGTCGTACCCGGCCTCCAGCGCCTGGTCGGCGGTGAGGCCGCCGAGGGAGGAGAAGACGTGGTCACGGGCGAGCATGTCGGCGCGGACCGCGCCGAACTCCTCGGCCATCAGCCTGCGGAACACCGTGTTTCTCATCGCGACCAGCCTACGGCCGGTAGGGTGGCACCCGTGGAGCAGCTGAACCTCGACTCGCCCATCGCCACGGTGGCCATCATCGCGGCGATCATCGGCGCGATCGTGATCAACCTGCGCTACCTGCGGAACAAGCGCAAGGACGACGACTAGGTCGTGTCCCGTGGATCTTGAGCGCGGGCTCCGCGGTCAAGATCCACGGGATACGACCTAGTCGCGCAACGCGAGTCCGGCGCACACCACCAGCAGGGGCAGCGCGAGCACGCCCACGACCAGGCCGAGCAGCGCGAACGAGCCTGCGGTCACCAGCACCCCGGCCAGCACGCCACCCGCCGCGCCGCCGATGTTCATCAGCAGGTCGGACAGGCCCTGCACGGCCGGGCGGTCGGCCAGCGGCACGGTCTCGGTGAGCAGCGCGGAGCCCGCGACGATGCCCGCCGACCAGGCGAAACCCAGGACGACCAGCGAGACCGCGAGCTGGGGCGCGTCCGTGTCGTCGGCGGTGGCGGCCAGGCCCGCGGCGGCCACCACGAGTGCCGCGCCCACGCCCATCACCCCGATCCGGCCGTGCCGGTCGGCCAGCCAGCCGAAGACCGGGCTGGCCACGTACATCGCGGCCGCGTGCACGCTGACCACCAGGCCGACCACGTCCAGGGAGTGGCCGCCGTGGTCGAGGTGCACGGGGGTCATGGACATCAGGCCGACCATCGAGGCGTGGCTGAGCACGATGCCCCACACCGCGAGCGCGGTCCGGCCGCGCAGCAGCTTCCACGCCGCCGCCCGCTGGGTCCGGGGCGGGACGACCGTGACCGAGCCGTGTGCCGGGCACTCCGGTTCGGGCTCCGGGGGCAGCAGCGAGCGGGCGGTGAGCAGCGGGTCCGGGCGCAGCAGCAGGCCGACGACCAGGGCCGAGCCGCCCAGGCAGGCCGCGGTGACCAGGTACGCGCCGGAGGCCACCGGCAGGCCGACCGAGGCGACCAGCCGTCCGGTCGGTCCGGCCAGGTTGGGGCCGAGCACCACGCCGAGCGTGCTCGCCCACACCACCACCGACAGCGCGCGGGCGCGGCGGTCCGGCGGGGCCAGGTCGGTGGCGGCGTAGCGGGCGGCGAGCCCGGCCATGGAACCGCCGCCGTACAGGCACAGCGCGCCGATGAGCAGGAGCGCGCTGCCCAGGACGAGCGCGAGCACGGCCAGCAGCGCCCCGGCCGCGCCCACGCCGTAGCCGAGCAGGAGCGCGGGACGGCGGCCCCGGCGCTGGGCCAGGGCCGCGGCGGGGACCGCGAGCAGGGCCGAGCCGACGGTGGCCGCGGTGGCGGCGAGCCCGCCGACCGCCGGGCTGCCGGACAGCTCGGCGGCGGCCAGCGCGCTGACCGCGATGCCCGCCGCGGTGCCGCACGCGCCGAGCACCTGCGTAACCGCGAGCGTGCCCAGCACCCGGTGCTGGACACCGGCGGGTGCGGTCACTTGTCGCCGTCCAGCCGGAGCGACCGGCCGATGATCTCCTTCATGATCTCGTTGGTGCCCCCGTAGATGGACTGCACGCGCCCGTCCAGGAAGTACTTTGCGATGGGGTACTCGCGCATGTAGCCGTAGCCGCCGTGCAGCTGGAGGCAGCGGTCGGCGGTCTTGCGGTCCATGTCGGTGGCCCACAGCTTGGCCATGGCCGCGTCCTCGGCGGACAGCTTCCCGGCGACGAGGTCCAGCACGCACCGGTCCACGAAGGTCTGGGTGACCCAGTACTCGGTCTCCATCTGGGCCAGCTCGAACCGGGTGTTCTGGAAGGAGCCGATGGACTTGCCGAAGGCCCTGCGGCCGCGCACGTACTCCTCGGTGTGGTCCAGCATCGAGCGCACCGCGGCCGCGGAGGTGACCGCGAGGGAGAGCCGTTCCTGCGGCAGGAACTGCATCAGGTGGTAGAAGCCCCGGTTGAGCTCGCCGACCACGTTCTCGGCGGGCACGCGGACCTCGTCGAAGAACAGCTCGGCGGTGTCCTGGGCCTTCTGGCCGATCTTGTCCAGGTTGCGGCCGCGCTCGAACCCGGCCATGCCGCGCTCGACCGCGAGCAGGCTGATGCCCTTGCTGCTCTTGGCGTCGGGATCGGTGCGCGCGACCACGATGACCAGGTCGGACAGGATGCCGTTGGTGATGAAGGTCTTCTGCCCGGACAGGATCCAGTCGGACCCGTCGCGGCGGGCGTGGGTGCGGATGCCCTGCAGGTCAGAGCCCGCGGCCGGCTCGGACATGGCGATCGCGGTGATCATCTCACCGGAGCAGAACCGGGGCAGCCAGCGCTGCTTCTGCTCGCCGGTGGTGAGCTCCCGCAGGTAGGGGCCCACGATGTCGTTGTGCAGGGCGAAGCCGAGGCCGCTGGCCCCGGCGCGCACGATCTCCTCGTTCTGGACCGCGTAGAAGCGGTAGTCGGGCTCGCCGCCGCCCCCGTACCGCTCGTCCATCTCGATGCCGAGCAGGCCGAGCGCACCGGCCTCCTTCCAGACCTCGCGGTCGACGAGGCCGTCCTGCTCCCACTGGTCGTGGTGCGGCACGACCGACCTGGTCAGGAACTCCCGCACCGTCGCGCGCAGTGCCTCGTGCTCGGCCTCGTACAGCTGACGCTCCATGTCACCGATCGTGGCACGGGGGCTCGGGCCGGGGAAGCGACTTGAGGATCATGCGCGCGTCCGGTCCGGGCACGGGGTCGCGGCCATTCAGGTAACGGTTTGGACCTGCGACATCACATTCCGTCTCCACCCCCGTCGCACCGTGCGGTAGGTCACAGAACAAGTGGAAAGTTGAAGTAAGAGTTCGTCCGAACGCATCAACCGCTGTCGGCTGGGGCGAGTAGGAGAGGGGAACCGAAGTGTCCGCACAGGCGCACTCCCTGGGGGGACTTGGTGGGGTCTTACGCCGGGACATCGCCAGGCGCACGACCGCGCTGTTCAGCCCCGTCCGCACCGAGAAGCTGGACGCCGAGCTGGACGGGGTGGTCTCCGCGGCCATCGCGGGGGACCGGCACGCGACGAGCTGGCTGCTCGGTTACATCCGGCCGATCATCGTGCGCTACTGCCGCACCCGGATCGGCAGGCACGAGCGCTCCTATGCCTCGGCCGACGACGTGGCGCAGGAGGTCTGCCTGGCGGTGCTGACCGCGCTGCCCACCTACCGCAGCCAGGGGCGGCCGTTCCTGGCCTTCGTCTACGGCATCGCCGGGCACAAGGTGGCCGACGCGTACCGGAACGCGGCGCGCAGCATCGCCGAGCCGGTGCCGGAGGTGCCGGACGCGGTGGAGACCGAGGACGGTCCGGAGCAGCAGGCGCTCTACCAGGAGCTTTCGGCGCACATGAACCAGCTGCTGGACGTGCTGCCGCCGAAGCAGCGGGAGATCCTGGTGCTGCGCGTGGTGGTCGGGCTGTCCGCGGAGGAGACCGCCTCGGCGGTCGGCTCCACGCCGGGCGCGGTGCGCGTGGCGCAGCACCGGGCGCTCACCCGGCTGCGGAACATGCTCACGCGGCGCCGATGACCTCTGGGACGCTGCCCCCGTGGTTCGTTCGTAGGAAAAACCGGCACAGCTGACCGCCTCCGGTCACCAGGGAACAGGGACCCACTCTCCGGGTCCTCGTTCCGACCGAGGGGTTCGACGTGACGCACCGACGAACACGCACGCTCGCCGTGCTGGTGGCACTGGCCACCGCGGCGAGCACCACACCGGCCACCGGCGCGGCCCCGCCGCCGCCGGAGCAGGCCGGTACCGGGGTGGCCCGCGAGGTCACCCTGCTGACCGGCGACAAGGTCAGCGCGCGGCAGGGCCCGGACGGCCGGTGGCGGCTGTCCGCGACGCCGGTGCGAGCCGGGGCGGACTTCACCTACCAGCAGTACCCGGTGACCAGGGACGGTCGCACCGACCTGTACCTGGTGCCGGACCGGGCGGCCCGGCTGGTCGCCTCCGGGGCGCTGGACCAGGAGCTGTTCAACATCACCGGCCTGATCCGCCAGGGCTACGACGACGCCCGCTCGGACGTGCTGCCGCTGCTGGTCGAGGGCGCGTCCCCCCGGCTGCGGGGTGCCAGCACGAGCCGGGGGCTGGCCGAGCTGGGGCTGAGCGCGGTCGATGAGAAGAAGGCGACCGCGACCGACCTCTGGCGCGAGCTCACCCGCGAGGGCCCGGCCACGCTGTCCGGCGGTGCGCGCAGGATCTGGCTCAACGGCAAGGTCCAGGCCAGCCTGGACCAGAGCGTGCCGCAGGTCGGCGCGCCCGCGGCCTGGCAGGCCGGGTTCACCGGCAAGGGCGTCACGGTCGCGGTGCTGGACACCGGCATCGACGAGTCCCACCCGGACGTGGCCGGGAAGACCAAGCACCGCAAGGACTTCAGCGGCAAGGGCTCGGTCGTGGACGGCAACGGGCACGGCACGCACGTCGCGGCCACCGTGGCCGGATCCGGCGCCGCGGCGGGCGGCGGCTTCAAGGGCGTGGCGCCCGAGGCCGAGCTGGCCGTGGGCAAGGTGCTCGACGACAGCGGGTTCGGCCAGTTCGACGACGTCATCGAGGGCATGCGGTGGGCGGCGGCCGAGGTCAAGGCCAAGGTGGTCAACCTGAGCCTGGGCGGCGGGCCGACCGACGGGACCGACCCGGTGGCCAGGGCCGTGAACGAGCTGACCCGGCAGCACGGCACGCTGTTCGTGATCTCGGCGGGCAACTCCGGCAAGCCGGGCTCGGTGGGCTCGCCGGGTACCGCGGACCTCGCGCTCACCGTCGGCAGCGTCACCAAGGCCGGTGGCCGCTCCGGTTTCTCCAGCCAGGGCCCCCGCTTCGGCGACGGCGCGGTCAAGCCCGAGCTGTCCGCGCCGGGCAGTGACATCGTGGCCGCCCGGGCCAAGGGCACCTCCATGGGAGACCCGGTGAACGAGCTGTACACCAAGGCCTCCGGCACCTCGATGGCCGCACCGCACGTCGCGGGCGGCGCGGTGCTGCTGGCCCAGCAGCACCCGGACTGGGCGCCCGAGCAGCTGAAGTCGGCGCTGGTGTCCACCGCCGCGCCGGTCCCGGGCGACGGTGTGTTCGCGGTCGGCGCGGGCCGGCTGGACTCGGCCAAGGCGGTCGGCGCCACGACCACGGCTTCCCCGAGCGTGGTCAACGCCTTCCTGAAGTGGCCGGACACCAAGGCCCAGCAGCGCGTGCTCACCTACACCAACCCGGGCGACGCGCCGGTGACCCTCGACCTCCGGCTCGACCTGCCGGACGCGCCCGCCGCGCTGGCGAGGCTGTCCGCCACCACGGTCACCGTGCCCGCCAAGGGCAAGGCCGACGTCACGTTCACCTTCACCCCGCGCTCCGGCAAACCCGGCGCCTACGGCGGGACGCTGACCGCGACCGGCGGCGGGACCACCGTCCGCACCCTGGTCGGGGTCAACGACGAGCCGGAGAAGTACGACGTCACGGTCAAGGGCACCCGCGCCGACGGCAGCCCGGCCAAGGCCGGGGACGGCAGCGTCACGCTGATCAACCAGGCCGACGGCAAGAACCAGTTGGTCGGCTTCGGCGAGACGGTGCGCCTGCCCAAGGGCGACTACGCCGTGCTGGGCTCGGTGCGCACGCCGAGGCCGGGCGCGGAGCCGAAGACCACCTCGGTGGCCACCCCCTCGCTCAAGGTCGGCCGCGCCACCACGGTGTCCTTCGACGCCCGGCTCGGCAAACGCGTCAAGATCGACACCGAGCAGGCGGCGGCCCGGGGCGGCTACTGGTACTCGAGCCTGCGGTACCAGAGCCCGGGCATGCCCTACTCCTACGGCTACTACTTCGGCATGGACCCGAGGTTCGCCGACTTCAGCAGCTACTCCACCGGCGCGTCCTCACCGGACTTCGTCTACGCCAACAACCTCCGCCTGGAGGAGCCCCGGGTGGAGCTGTTCACCGAGGGCACGCGGCGGTCCGAGCTGGCCGCGGACTGGCTGGGCGGCACCCCGGAACCGGCGCTGAACGGCAAGTACCGCAGCGTCTGGGCCGGTACCGGCACGCCGGAGGAGCTGGCCGCGATCGAGGCCAAGGGCAAGCTCGTGGTGATCGGGCTGCCCGGCTCGACCACCTGGGACGAGGTGTACCGGCGCGTCGACGGCATCAAGGCCGCGGGCGGCGCGCTGGCCGGGGTCGTGGTCGCCGAGTCCGCCGCCCCGGCCGCCGCGCGCACGGCCGAGGAACCGGGCGCCGGCCTGCCCGCGCTGCGCGTGCCCGACGGCTACGCCGACACCATCACCGCGCACGCCAAGGCGGGC
Proteins encoded in this region:
- a CDS encoding S8 family serine peptidase yields the protein MTRVFRTALATASVPAALLSSLMLFPVANAAPAAPVNAAQPGQAQAGQALAERPVERLIVGYKADATESRDDQAVAKDAKGKGERVGKDLRLNRRLATGAAVVDLGESATQQSAAKTIAEFRADPKVAYVEPDLMVQPLAAPNDTEYNRQWDLFEATAGMNVPGAWDHSTGQGVTVAVIDTGYVAHSDLAANIVPGYDFVSDASRARDGNGRDSNPADEGDWVKAGECGLGQPAQDSNSSWHGTHVAGTVAAATNNSKGIAGIAYNAKIQPIRVLAKCGGSTSDIADAIVWASGGTVSGVPANQNPAKVINMSLGGGAACSSTYQNAINSAVGRGTTVVVAAGNSNADVANFTPASCNNVIAVAASSREGNRTWYSNYGAKIDVTAPGGETRRANDTPGTITTPENGIWSTLNAGTTTPGAENYKPYQGTSMAAPHIAGLAALMVGKDTALTPAQVEQLIKANTRALPGSCTGGCGSGLADAAKTLAAVGGGTTPPPAGTFTNADDVAIPDRGAAVTSSIAVTGRTGNAPSALKVAVDIKHTYRGDLVVDLVAPDGSVYPLKGSSSSDAADNVIATYTVNASSEVANGTWKLRVQDVYSGDIGKIDSWSLTF
- a CDS encoding DUF3046 domain-containing protein produces the protein MRNTVFRRLMAEEFGAVRADMLARDHVFSSLGGLTADQALEAGYDPKQVWRVVCEDFDVPPERR
- a CDS encoding MFS transporter encodes the protein MTAPAGVQHRVLGTLAVTQVLGACGTAAGIAVSALAAAELSGSPAVGGLAATAATVGSALLAVPAAALAQRRGRRPALLLGYGVGAAGALLAVLALVLGSALLLIGALCLYGGGSMAGLAARYAATDLAPPDRRARALSVVVWASTLGVVLGPNLAGPTGRLVASVGLPVASGAYLVTAACLGGSALVVGLLLRPDPLLTARSLLPPEPEPECPAHGSVTVVPPRTQRAAAWKLLRGRTALAVWGIVLSHASMVGLMSMTPVHLDHGGHSLDVVGLVVSVHAAAMYVASPVFGWLADRHGRIGVMGVGAALVVAAAGLAATADDTDAPQLAVSLVVLGFAWSAGIVAGSALLTETVPLADRPAVQGLSDLLMNIGGAAGGVLAGVLVTAGSFALLGLVVGVLALPLLVVCAGLALRD
- a CDS encoding acyl-CoA dehydrogenase family protein encodes the protein MERQLYEAEHEALRATVREFLTRSVVPHHDQWEQDGLVDREVWKEAGALGLLGIEMDERYGGGGEPDYRFYAVQNEEIVRAGASGLGFALHNDIVGPYLRELTTGEQKQRWLPRFCSGEMITAIAMSEPAAGSDLQGIRTHARRDGSDWILSGQKTFITNGILSDLVIVVARTDPDAKSSKGISLLAVERGMAGFERGRNLDKIGQKAQDTAELFFDEVRVPAENVVGELNRGFYHLMQFLPQERLSLAVTSAAAVRSMLDHTEEYVRGRRAFGKSIGSFQNTRFELAQMETEYWVTQTFVDRCVLDLVAGKLSAEDAAMAKLWATDMDRKTADRCLQLHGGYGYMREYPIAKYFLDGRVQSIYGGTNEIMKEIIGRSLRLDGDK
- a CDS encoding sigma-70 family RNA polymerase sigma factor, encoding MDAELDGVVSAAIAGDRHATSWLLGYIRPIIVRYCRTRIGRHERSYASADDVAQEVCLAVLTALPTYRSQGRPFLAFVYGIAGHKVADAYRNAARSIAEPVPEVPDAVETEDGPEQQALYQELSAHMNQLLDVLPPKQREILVLRVVVGLSAEETASAVGSTPGAVRVAQHRALTRLRNMLTRRR
- a CDS encoding S8 family serine peptidase codes for the protein MTHRRTRTLAVLVALATAASTTPATGAAPPPPEQAGTGVAREVTLLTGDKVSARQGPDGRWRLSATPVRAGADFTYQQYPVTRDGRTDLYLVPDRAARLVASGALDQELFNITGLIRQGYDDARSDVLPLLVEGASPRLRGASTSRGLAELGLSAVDEKKATATDLWRELTREGPATLSGGARRIWLNGKVQASLDQSVPQVGAPAAWQAGFTGKGVTVAVLDTGIDESHPDVAGKTKHRKDFSGKGSVVDGNGHGTHVAATVAGSGAAAGGGFKGVAPEAELAVGKVLDDSGFGQFDDVIEGMRWAAAEVKAKVVNLSLGGGPTDGTDPVARAVNELTRQHGTLFVISAGNSGKPGSVGSPGTADLALTVGSVTKAGGRSGFSSQGPRFGDGAVKPELSAPGSDIVAARAKGTSMGDPVNELYTKASGTSMAAPHVAGGAVLLAQQHPDWAPEQLKSALVSTAAPVPGDGVFAVGAGRLDSAKAVGATTTASPSVVNAFLKWPDTKAQQRVLTYTNPGDAPVTLDLRLDLPDAPAALARLSATTVTVPAKGKADVTFTFTPRSGKPGAYGGTLTATGGGTTVRTLVGVNDEPEKYDVTVKGTRADGSPAKAGDGSVTLINQADGKNQLVGFGETVRLPKGDYAVLGSVRTPRPGAEPKTTSVATPSLKVGRATTVSFDARLGKRVKIDTEQAAARGGYWYSSLRYQSPGMPYSYGYYFGMDPRFADFSSYSTGASSPDFVYANNLRLEEPRVELFTEGTRRSELAADWLGGTPEPALNGKYRSVWAGTGTPEELAAIEAKGKLVVIGLPGSTTWDEVYRRVDGIKAAGGALAGVVVAESAAPAAARTAEEPGAGLPALRVPDGYADTITAHAKAGGELSLLTRTSSRYRYELADFASGAVPAKLERRYRDSELAAVTMAYHGYSADEPPVVGAAVQGPKDQLSTGYQSAAVPSAERVEHYTPGDWEIGVRHWALASAPLVAKLRLEAGKSYRQEWNRAVNGPSFAGTHSTTLGKNHPYAWVKDTLVDVTVPWFTDAAGHPRVPDPSWGADTGSTVLYGDGKEIARHNLPGRGVFIRPMARELRLEADITRDASWWPVSTRISGKWTFPAPRLATAPLPLLGVRYAPPVDLRNLSPAGQQVRIPVSFTLPTGPAQVVSLTVDYSTNDGTTWRQAEVGHTDAGWTATVPNPASGAVSLRAKASDGSSSVEQTIVKAYQVGLTPPA